CAGCTTCCGCGACGGCTCCAAACACCGCTTCACTCCCGAGATCTCCATGCAGATCCAGCACCAGCTCGGCGCCGACATCATCTTCGCCTTCGACGAGCTGACCACCCTCATGGACACCCGCTCCTACCAGGAGTCCAGCGTGCAGCGCACCCACCGCTGGGCGCAGCGCTGCCTCGACGAACACCACCGGCTCACCGAGGAACGCGTGGACAAGCTGAAGCAGTCCCTGTGGGGCGTGGTCCAGGGTGCCCAGTACGAGGACCTGCGCCGCCAGGCGACCCGTGGCCTGGTCGAACTCTCGCAGACCGCCGTGGACGAGGGGCGGCGCGGCTTCGGCGGCTTCGGCATCGGTGGCGCCCTGGAGAAGGGCAACCTGGGCACCATCGTCGGCTGGGTCTGTGACGAACTGCCCGCCGACAAGCCCCGCCACCTGCTCGGCATCTCCGAACCGGATGACCTGTTCACCGCTGTCGAGGCGGGCGCCGACACCTTCGACTGCGTCGCCCCCACCCGTCTGGCCCGCCGGGGTGGTGTGTACACCCTCGACGGCCGCCTCAACCTCATGGGGGCGAAGTTCCGCCGGGACTTCGCCGGCGTCGACGAGGAGTTCGGCGGCTACGTCTCCGAGAACTACTCCCGCGCCTACATCCATCACCTGCTGCGCGCGAAGGAGTTCCTCGCCGGCACCCTGTGCACGATCCACAACCTCGAGTTCATGATCCGCCTGGTGGACAACATCCGGGCCGCCATCGAGACCGGCGACTTCGAGGCCTACCGCGACGAGTTCATGGGGCGCTACTACGCGGGGCGGAAGTAACCCTCCCGGCGCTTCACCCACCCGATGACCAGGTAGGTCACCGGCAGGAGGATGACCTCGATGAGGGTCTTCCACAGGAACCCGACGAGCACGTAGTTGACCAGGTCGGGCGCCGTGGTGATGCCGATGACCGGCGCGGCGATGAGGCAGAACAGCAGGGTGTCACCGAACTCGCCGACGACCGTGGAACCGATGAGGCGCGCCCACAGGGACTTCTCACCGGTGCGGCGCTTGATGGCCACGAGCACCCAGGAATTGAGGAGCTGGCCGACCAGATAGCCGGCCAGGGACGCCAGGACGATCTGCGGGACGAGGCCGAGGACGTGGGCAAACTGTTCCTGCCCTTGGTAGAAGTCGGCGGGCGGTAGCCAGATGGCGATGTAGAAGGAGACGACGGCGAGAATCGTCACCGTGAAACCGGTGAGGATGGCCCGTCGGGTCGCCGCGAACCCGTAGCACTCGGAGAGAACGTCACCGAGGATGTAGGCCAGCGGAAAGAGGAAGAAGGCGCCGTCGGTGACCAGCGGCCCGATGACCACGCCCTTGGTGGCCAGGATGTTGGAGATGAGGAACACCGCGACGAAGAACGCCACGATGACGGGGTAGATCGTGGCGCGGACGGGGATGAAGCGGGCCTCGGGTGCGGTCATGGCCGTTATCCTAGGTGCCATGACCGGCGCCGGACGTTATGCACCCTCCCCGAGCGGGGATCTCCACTTCGGTAATCTGCGTACCGCGGTGGTGGCGTGGTTGCTGGCCCGGCACACGGGGCGGGAGTTTCTGTTGCGGGTGGAGGACATCGACACGCAGCGCTCAAGCGAGGAATCGGCGCAGCGCCAGATCGAGGATCTGCGGACTCTGGGGTTGACTTTCGACGGGGAGATTCTCCACCAGTCGGACCGGTTCCCGGCCTACGCTGCGGCCCTCGACCGGCTGCCCACTTATGAGTGCTTCTGCTCCCGGAAGGAGATCCAGGAGGCGTCGCGGGCGCCGCATGCGGTGCCGGGCAGTTACCCGGGGACGTGTCGGGATCTCACGGAGGGGGAGCAGGAGGGGCGTCGACAAGCACTGGCGGAGCAGGGGAGGGTGCCGGCGGTGCGGTTGTGGGCGGACGTCGCGGAGTTCACGGTCCATGACCGCTGGCTCGGCACCTACACCGGCGAGGTGGATGATTTTGTGCTGCAGCGCGGCGGGCAGGAGCCGGGGTGGGCGTACAACCTGGCGGTGGTCGTCGATGACGGTTTCCAGGGGGTGGATCAGGTGGTGCGTGGCGAGGATCTGCTGGCCAGCGCGCCGCGCCAGGCGTATCTCGCCGGTCTGCTCGGCCTCGAGGTGCCGGAGTACGGGCACGTCCCGCTCGTCCTCAACGCCGAGGGGCGGCGGCTGGCCAAGCGCGACGGCGCTGTCACGCTCCGCGAGATGCTTCTCGACGCCCCCGTGGACACCGTCGTCGCCCACCTCGCCGCCTCCCTGGGGTACCCCGGCATGACCACGGTGGGGGAGCTGTTGGAGCAGTGGGATCCGGAATCGTTGTCTCGACAGGCTTATGTATGGGGGAGCTGACCGTCCCTTCGGGTGGCACGAACGCCCCGGAATCCCTGATTCCCGGGCGTTCGTGCCACCCGAATTTCCGCCCCGCCGCCAACCAACCCCTGAATCGACAAGATCGCGGCACCTACCGGAGTAGGTGCCGCGATCTTGTGGCGGAGGATGTGGGATTTGAACCCACGAGGGTATTGCTACCCGCACGCGTTCCAGGCGTGTGACATAGGCCGCTAGTCGAATCCTCCCAGCCGAACCCGGCAACTTTCGTCGCTGTGTTCTCGTGAAACAGTACACAACCCTGAGAGGAAAAAACAAATCGCTGGCCACCCGGGGCAAGTTGGTCTCTTCGCACCCGGATGCGTTAGAGTGATCGGCAGGATCCCGTGCGGCGTCCATCTTGTGAACTCCCCCAGGGCAGGAATGCAGCAAGGGTCAGCGAGCTCTGGCGGGTGCGCGGGGTCCCCTTATTTTTTCTTGAGCGTCTACCATTGTGGCCGAAGACTTTTCTCCACGTAAAGCCTCGGAAGGCAGGCCCACAGTGACGCTCCTCGATTTCGATTCTGACCGTCTGGCGCAGTTCGCGGACCAGGTCCGCAAGGACTATGACGAGCTGAAGGCGAAGAATCTCAAGCTCGATCTCACCCGCGGTAAGCCGTCCTCGGAGCAGCTCGACTTCGCGGAATCCCTTCTCGCGCTGCCGGGGGAGGGTAACCACACCGACGCTGACGGGGCGGACGTGCGCAACTACGGCAACCTCAAGGGCATCTCGGATATCCGGACGCTGTGGGCGGAGGTCATCGGGGTGGATCCGGAGAACCTCATCGCCGGAGACGCGTCGTCGCTGAACATCATGTTCGACCTGATCACGTGGTCGTACATGTTCGGCAACAACGACTCCGAGCGTCCCTGGAAGGATCTGGAGGGCGACGGGGAGAAGATCCGGTGGATCTGCCCGGTGCCGGGGTATGACCGTCACTTCACCATCACGGAGACCCTGGGCTTCGAGATGGTCACGGTGCCCATGCTCGAGGACGGCCCCGATGTGGAGGCCATCCGGGAGCTGGTGAAGGATCCGCTGGTCAAGGGTATGTGGTCGGTGCCGATGTTCGGCAACCCGACCGGCATCACCTACTCGGAGGAGGTGTGCCGTGAGCTCGCGGCGATGGAGACCGCCGCCCCGGACTTCCGCATCGTGTGGGACAACGCGTACGCGGTGCACACGCTCACGGATGAGTTCCCGCCGATCGTCAACGTCATCGAGCTGGCCGCTGGGGCCGGCAACCCGAACCGCTTCTGGGTGATGTCGTCGACGTCGAAGATCACCCACGCGGGCGCGGGTGTGAGCTTCTTCGCGTCCTCGAAGGAGAATCTCGACTGGTACCTCGGCATCGCCGGGGTGCGCGGCATCGGGCCGAACAAGGTCAACCAGCTGGCGCACGCCCGCTACTTCGGCGACGCCGAGGGGGTGCGTGCGGTGATGCGCAAGCATGCCGGGTCGCTGGCCCCGAAGTTCGCCCGGGTCATCGAGATCATGGAGCGTCGTCTCGGCGAGTACGAGGTCGCCCGCTGGACGGAGCCGGAGGGCGGCTACTTCATCTCCCTCGACGTCATCGACGGCACCGCCTCCCGGGTGGTGGAGCTGGCGAAGGAGGCCGGCATCAACCTCACCGGCGCGGGTTCCTC
Above is a window of Corynebacterium suedekumii DNA encoding:
- a CDS encoding queuosine precursor transporter encodes the protein MTAPEARFIPVRATIYPVIVAFFVAVFLISNILATKGVVIGPLVTDGAFFLFPLAYILGDVLSECYGFAATRRAILTGFTVTILAVVSFYIAIWLPPADFYQGQEQFAHVLGLVPQIVLASLAGYLVGQLLNSWVLVAIKRRTGEKSLWARLIGSTVVGEFGDTLLFCLIAAPVIGITTAPDLVNYVLVGFLWKTLIEVILLPVTYLVIGWVKRREGYFRPA
- the gluQRS gene encoding tRNA glutamyl-Q(34) synthetase GluQRS produces the protein MTGAGRYAPSPSGDLHFGNLRTAVVAWLLARHTGREFLLRVEDIDTQRSSEESAQRQIEDLRTLGLTFDGEILHQSDRFPAYAAALDRLPTYECFCSRKEIQEASRAPHAVPGSYPGTCRDLTEGEQEGRRQALAEQGRVPAVRLWADVAEFTVHDRWLGTYTGEVDDFVLQRGGQEPGWAYNLAVVVDDGFQGVDQVVRGEDLLASAPRQAYLAGLLGLEVPEYGHVPLVLNAEGRRLAKRDGAVTLREMLLDAPVDTVVAHLAASLGYPGMTTVGELLEQWDPESLSRQAYVWGS
- a CDS encoding aminotransferase class I/II-fold pyridoxal phosphate-dependent enzyme — its product is MTLLDFDSDRLAQFADQVRKDYDELKAKNLKLDLTRGKPSSEQLDFAESLLALPGEGNHTDADGADVRNYGNLKGISDIRTLWAEVIGVDPENLIAGDASSLNIMFDLITWSYMFGNNDSERPWKDLEGDGEKIRWICPVPGYDRHFTITETLGFEMVTVPMLEDGPDVEAIRELVKDPLVKGMWSVPMFGNPTGITYSEEVCRELAAMETAAPDFRIVWDNAYAVHTLTDEFPPIVNVIELAAGAGNPNRFWVMSSTSKITHAGAGVSFFASSKENLDWYLGIAGVRGIGPNKVNQLAHARYFGDAEGVRAVMRKHAGSLAPKFARVIEIMERRLGEYEVARWTEPEGGYFISLDVIDGTASRVVELAKEAGINLTGAGSSFPLKDDPNNRNIRLAPSLPPVEELEVAMDGVATCVLLAAVEKLGA